The Vicia villosa cultivar HV-30 ecotype Madison, WI linkage group LG1, Vvil1.0, whole genome shotgun sequence genome includes a region encoding these proteins:
- the LOC131644914 gene encoding cyanidin 3-O-galactoside 2''-O-xylosyltransferase FGGT1-like: MAANNFHVAMYPWFALGHLTSYLHISNKLAERGHKISFLMPRNTISKLEHFNLHSDRISFIPISIPDVDGLPRGSETTADLPFSLHSLLMTAMDLTEPIIEDSLRELKPHMVFFDFTYWLPALARRFGIKALHYCTISPATVGYLISPERKLHEKPLTEDDLLNPPPGFPPSSIKLKPHEARGLATSTLKGYGKDISFMERQLISFTSCDAIIFKTSREMEGPYCDYLEKQMRKQVFLAGPVLPDPPTSTLEEKWVTWLGGFKPKTVIFCAFGSECILKSNQFKELLLGFELTGMPFLAALKPSIGAETMELALPEGFSERIKGRGVVEGDWVQQQLILSHPSVGCFVTHCGSGSLTEAMVNDCQLVLLPHAGDQFINARIMSGDLKVGIEVGKNEEDGLFTREAVCKAVRTVTDSESELGHIVRKNHAQWREFLLSQGLENSYVDDLVQKLHSLLKS; this comes from the coding sequence ATGGCTGCCAACAACTTTCATGTTGCAATGTATCCATGGTTTGCATTAGGCCATCTTACTTCATACCTTCATATATCCAACAAACTTGCTGAGAGAGGCCACAAGATTTCATTTCTTATGCCCAGAAACACTATATCTAAATTGGAGCATTTCAATCTCCACTCAGATCGCATCTCCTTCATTCCAATCTCCATACCAGACGTCGATGGTCTTCCTCGTGGATCTGAAACGACTGCAGACCTTCCTTTCTCGTTGCATTCCCTTCTCATGACTGCAATGGATCTCACCGAGCCTATCATTGAAGATTCTCTAAGAGAGCTTAAACCCCATATGGTTTTCTTCGATTTCACATATTGGTTACCTGCATTAGCAAGACGGTTTGGCATTAAGGCTTTACATTACTGCACAATCAGCCCTGCCACTGTGGGATATCTGATAAGCCCTGAAAGAAAACTTCATGAGAAGCCATTAACAGAAGATGATCTGCTTAACCCTCCACCAGGTTTTCCTCCCTCATCTATCAAGCTAAAACCTCATGAAGCAAGAGGGTTAGCCACCTCCACTTTAAAGGGTTATGGAAAAGACATTTCATTTATGGAACGGCAATTGATCTCATTCACCAGCTGTGACGCtatcattttcaaaactagcaGAGAAATGGAAGGCCCTTATTGTGATTATCTTGAAAAGCAAATGAGAAAGCAGGTGTTTTTGGCAGGGCCAGTTTTGCCAGATCCACCAACCTCTACTTTAGAAGAAAAATGGGTAACCTGGCTAGGAGGTTTCAAACCCAAAACAGTGATTTTTTGTGCCTTTGGAAGTGAATGCATTTTGAAGAGTAATCAATTTAAGGAACTGTTATTGGGTTTTGAACTTACAGGAATGCCTTTTCTAGCTGCGTTGAAACCATCAATAGGAGCTGAAACAATGGAATTAGCTCTGCCCGAAGGATTTAGCGAGAGGATAAAGGGAAGAGGGGTAGTTGAAGGGGACTGGGTTCAACAACAATTGATCCTGAGCCACCCATCGGTGGGTTGCTTTGTGACTCATTGTGGATCCGGCTCATTAACAGAGGCCATGGTAAATGATTGTCAATTAGTACTACTTCCCCACGCAGGAGATCAATTCATCAATGCAAGAATAATGAGCGGAGATTTAAAAGTAGGAATAGAGGTAGGGAAAAATGAAGAAGACGGACTCTTTACCAGGGAAGCAGTGTGCAAGGCAGTGAGAACCGTAACAGACAGTGAGAGTGAATTGGGTCATATAGTTAGAAAGAATCATGCTCAATGGAGGGAGTTCTTGCTCAGCCAGGGGCTGGAAAACTCCTATGTGGATGACTTAGTTCAGAAGCTACACAGTCTGCTCAAGTCTTGA